From Meiothermus cerbereus DSM 11376, one genomic window encodes:
- a CDS encoding helix-turn-helix domain-containing protein: MNALAISPSQQRELQEFLARGEPVRILPLEAELTTQQAAEILGVSRPYLIRLLEEGKIPHRKVGSHRRVLAYRETSRRQGRELLDRLIAESQALGLDRPHASD, translated from the coding sequence ATGAACGCTCTGGCCATTTCTCCATCTCAACAGCGCGAGTTACAGGAATTCCTGGCCCGGGGAGAACCCGTGCGCATCCTCCCCCTGGAGGCCGAACTCACCACCCAGCAGGCAGCAGAGATCCTGGGGGTTTCCCGTCCCTATCTGATCCGCCTCCTGGAGGAGGGTAAGATCCCCCACCGCAAGGTAGGAAGCCACCGCCGCGTGCTGGCCTACCGGGAGACCTCGAGGCGGCAGGGGCGTGAGCTGTTGGACCGGCTCATCGCCGAAAGCCAGGCGCTCGGCCTCGACCGTCCGCACGCCAGCGACTAG